In a genomic window of Musa acuminata AAA Group cultivar baxijiao unplaced genomic scaffold, Cavendish_Baxijiao_AAA HiC_scaffold_1104, whole genome shotgun sequence:
- the LOC135666457 gene encoding uncharacterized protein LOC135666457 isoform X1, producing MGFSCSLLNPPLLSLSLSLSLSHTHTSSSIHPISSSMRIRKRPPFSSSHSLPSLPHPSDPPCQVHPPSARRETKESIAGEVLGDLLIDPHELGENPKRRPAPGPPLSDPVANGDSRSRKRVQVLKVKEGRSVDSNQRWNAKADSSDSHRVRGSSGAVALGAAAQTKTMEGNDGGNGDGGLETKLVEQEKKAKVTARANAGPAAAYDNDCTSVGDRDKEGCDGGAAVVRAGNGSNVDGRRRRSPAVPVEGSRCSRVNGRGWRCCQKTLVGYSLCEHHLGKGRLRSMRSVRGQLGIRKPQWSTGGGNSVAPSTSAQKQPEEEEHATQSLHLLVAADNEVGKIEEDEEEEEEEEKTVRKKRKKIGMVKARSISSLLDGTNHPVLSPSLLSQVPEVGNEAKSSVG from the exons ATGGGGTTCAGTTGCAGCCTTCTTAATccacccctcctctctctctctctctctctctctctctcacacacacacacatcatccTCCATCCACCCAATCTCTTCCTCTATGAGGATCCGAAAGAGACCACCCTTCTCTTCCTCCCACTCCCTCCCTTCTCTACCTCATCCCTCAGATCCACCCTGCCAAGTCCACCCACCAAGTGCGAGGCGTGAAACCAAGGAGAGCATAGCAGGAGAAGTGTTGGGGGATCTGCTGATAGATCCCCATGAGTTGGGGGAGAATCCGAAAAGACGGCCTGCTCCGGGCCCTCCTCTTTCAGATCCAGTTGCCAACGGCGACAGCCGCAGTCGTAAGCGTGTGCAG GTGCTGAAGGTGAAGGAGGGGCGGTCGGTGGATTCCAACCAGAGATGGAATGCGAAGGCCGATAGCAGTGACAGCCACAG GGTACGTGGCAGCTCAGGTGCAGTAGCATTGGGAGCGGCGGCGCAGACGAAAACGATGGAAGGAAACGATggtggaaatggggatggaggattgGAAACGAAGCTGGTGGAGCAGGAGAAGAAGGCCAAGGTGACGGCGCGAGCAAACGCTGGTCCTGCCGCAGCTTATGATAATGATTGCACCAGTGTTGGGGATAGAGATAAGGAGGGATGCGATGGTGGGGCAGCAGTGGTGAGAGCTGGGAACGGGTCAAACGTTGatgggaggaggcggaggagcccGGCTGTGCCGGTGGAGGGTTCGCGGTGCAGCCGCGTCAACGGCAGGGGGTGGCGCTGCTGCCAGAAGACCCTCGTCGGGTATTCTCTCTGCGAGCACCATCTTGGCAAGGGAAGGCTGAGGAGCATGAGAAGTGTCAGAGGTCAGTTGGGTATACGTAAGCCCCAGTGGAGCACTGGTGGAGGAAATAGCGTCGCACCATCAACTTCAGCGCAAAAgcaaccggaggaggaggagcacgCAACACAAAGTCTACACTTGCTTGTTGCTGCCGATAACGAGGTGGGCAAGATAGAGgaagacgaagaggaggaggaggaggaggagaagacggtaaggaagaagaggaagaagataggCATGGTGAAGGCCCGATCTATCAGCAGTTTGCTTGACGGCACCAACCACCCGGTGCTGTCGCCGTCGTTGCTATCGCAGGTGCCGGAAGTTGGCAACGAGGCAAAGAGCAGTGTGGGTTGA
- the LOC135666457 gene encoding uncharacterized protein LOC135666457 isoform X2: protein MAVGVWDLLQVLKVKEGRSVDSNQRWNAKADSSDSHRVRGSSGAVALGAAAQTKTMEGNDGGNGDGGLETKLVEQEKKAKVTARANAGPAAAYDNDCTSVGDRDKEGCDGGAAVVRAGNGSNVDGRRRRSPAVPVEGSRCSRVNGRGWRCCQKTLVGYSLCEHHLGKGRLRSMRSVRGQLGIRKPQWSTGGGNSVAPSTSAQKQPEEEEHATQSLHLLVAADNEVGKIEEDEEEEEEEEKTVRKKRKKIGMVKARSISSLLDGTNHPVLSPSLLSQVPEVGNEAKSSVG, encoded by the exons ATGGCGGTGGGGGTTTGGGACTTGTTGCAGGTGCTGAAGGTGAAGGAGGGGCGGTCGGTGGATTCCAACCAGAGATGGAATGCGAAGGCCGATAGCAGTGACAGCCACAG GGTACGTGGCAGCTCAGGTGCAGTAGCATTGGGAGCGGCGGCGCAGACGAAAACGATGGAAGGAAACGATggtggaaatggggatggaggattgGAAACGAAGCTGGTGGAGCAGGAGAAGAAGGCCAAGGTGACGGCGCGAGCAAACGCTGGTCCTGCCGCAGCTTATGATAATGATTGCACCAGTGTTGGGGATAGAGATAAGGAGGGATGCGATGGTGGGGCAGCAGTGGTGAGAGCTGGGAACGGGTCAAACGTTGatgggaggaggcggaggagcccGGCTGTGCCGGTGGAGGGTTCGCGGTGCAGCCGCGTCAACGGCAGGGGGTGGCGCTGCTGCCAGAAGACCCTCGTCGGGTATTCTCTCTGCGAGCACCATCTTGGCAAGGGAAGGCTGAGGAGCATGAGAAGTGTCAGAGGTCAGTTGGGTATACGTAAGCCCCAGTGGAGCACTGGTGGAGGAAATAGCGTCGCACCATCAACTTCAGCGCAAAAgcaaccggaggaggaggagcacgCAACACAAAGTCTACACTTGCTTGTTGCTGCCGATAACGAGGTGGGCAAGATAGAGgaagacgaagaggaggaggaggaggaggagaagacggtaaggaagaagaggaagaagataggCATGGTGAAGGCCCGATCTATCAGCAGTTTGCTTGACGGCACCAACCACCCGGTGCTGTCGCCGTCGTTGCTATCGCAGGTGCCGGAAGTTGGCAACGAGGCAAAGAGCAGTGTGGGTTGA
- the LOC135666459 gene encoding uncharacterized protein LOC135666459 yields MATAYYHHNGPHCDSPYSPSPPLPLHLCLFLLTLFIFVGLSWYMAYESVFESLLDQLKLLLMASPLLLLLVVHWLSNDERRRVPFFIPLPERESFHRAGGSPWGVGLLVVLLMFMISYQSYFHERWFPLLSR; encoded by the coding sequence ATGGCCACTGCTTACTACCATCACAACGGCCCTCACTGCGACTCTCCCTACTCCCCATCCCCTCCCTTGCCGCTCCACCTCTGTCTCTTCCTCCTCACCCTCTTCATCTTCGTGGGCCTCTCGTGGTACATGGCCTACGAGTCGGTGTTCGAGAGCCTGCTGGATCAGCTCAAGCTCTTGCTCATGGCGTCACCGCTGCTGCTCCTCCTGGTCGTCCACTGGTTGTCCAACGACGAGCGGCGGAGGGTGCCCTTCTTCATCCCCCTGCCCGAGAGGGAGTCCTTCCACCGGGCCGGGGGATCGCCTTGGGGCGTCGGCCTCCTTGTCGTCCTCCTCATGTTCATGATCTCCTACCAGTCCTACTTCCACGAGCGCTGGTTCCCGCTACTGAGCCGATGA